GTCATCGGCATGCTCCCGGGGATCGCGGCAAACCTCCACCACTTCCATGACTGGCTCACGGCGATCCTCCGGGAGACCGGGGGCGATATCTTCGTCCCCGGGCCATGGCTCTCCGGCATGGCGTTTTTTGTGACCGCCGACCCCGCGACGGTGCAGCATGTCTTCACCGCCAACTTCGCCAACTACCCCAAGGGCGAGGAGTTCGCGGAGATCTTCGACGTGCTCGGCGGCGGCATCTTCAACGCCGACGGCGAGTCCTGGCGGGCCCAGCGGGGCCGGGCCCAGCTCCTGATGGCCCACCAGAGGTTCCGCAGTTTCGTGGCGCGGTGCAGCCGCGAGAAGGTGGAGAGCGGGCTGCTGCCGTTGCTCGGCCGCGCGGCGGATGCCGAGGATTGCATCGACCTGCAGGACGTGTTCCTGCGGCTGACCTTCGACACGACGACCAGACTGGTCTTCGGGGTCGACCCCGGCTGCCTGTCTGCCGGGCTGCCGACCGTGCCGTTCGCGAAGGCTATGGACGACGCCATGGCCGCGCTCTTCCTCCGCCACACGGTGCCCGCGGCCTGGTGGAAGGCGATGCGGCTGCTGGGGGTAGGACCGGAGAAGAAGCTTGCCGCGGCCTGCGTAGTCATCGACCGATTCATCGCCAAAACCGTCGCGGAGAAGAAGAAAGCTCATGAGAAGAGGGAATCAGATGAGCAAGAATCCGACTTATTATCGGCGTACATGGAAGAAAAAGAGCACGACTCGCCCTCCGCATCCGATGACGAAAGGTTTCTCCGAGACACCGCGATGAACTTCATGCTCGCCGGGCGCGACACGACGGGCTCCGGCCTCTCCTGGTTCTTCTGGCTCCTCTCCAAGAATCCGCGCGTAGAAGAGAAGATCCTCCAGGAACTGAACACGATTTCGGCCCCCCGAAAAGGTGAACTCGCCGTCTTCGACTCCGAAGAGCTCGGTAAGTTAGTCTACCTCCACGCTGCCCTATGCGAATCGCTCCGCCTCTTCCCGCCGGTCCACCTAGAGCACAAAGGAGTTCTGGAACGTGACATTCTCCCCAGCGGCATCGAGGTAAACCCTAGCATGAAGATATTGGTCTCGATGTACGCAATGGCGAGGAGGGAGGAGGTGTGGGGGAAGGACTGCATGGAGTTTAGGCCGGAGAGGTGGATATCGGAGGAGGGGAAGGTGCGGTACGAGCCGTCGTATAAGTTCTTATCGTTCAACTCGGGGCCGAGGACGTGCTTGGGGAAGGACATGGCGTTCACGCAGATGAAGGCGGTGGCGGCCGCCGTCGTCTACAACTTCCGCGTCGAGGCCGTCGAAGGGTTCGTCGCGGAGCCCAATCTCTCCATCATTCTGCATATGAAGAACGGTCTAATGGTTAGGGTTAAGAGGAGGCGGGGGAGCGGATATTGATCGAGGATGAAGATGATAAGGGATGATTAACTGGTGCATGTTAAATTAGTATGTACTACTGCTATATTAAGCCAGTGCATGAAGCTACCTAAGGTGTACGTAGTTTGGAGTGGATGTTTACTGTTTGGAAATCCAAACAAAGTTAAAAACCTATTTGAAGgctttattttaataatattataaaaataatagtgaAAAAGAATGCGTTTAGAAAAACAATCTATTTGTTTAAGGTCTATTAGTTATTAAGAATCGTGTAATATCatcactaaaaataaaattaaggccaaagtatatataaaagtaacTTGACCGGCCAAGGG
This genomic interval from Ananas comosus cultivar F153 linkage group 8, ASM154086v1, whole genome shotgun sequence contains the following:
- the LOC109714591 gene encoding alkane hydroxylase MAH1-like, with the protein product MGLSWPPSLPSILTWYTFFVLSFFLFCFLYRCCWRQTNNEKLPSVPVNWPVIGMLPGIAANLHHFHDWLTAILRETGGDIFVPGPWLSGMAFFVTADPATVQHVFTANFANYPKGEEFAEIFDVLGGGIFNADGESWRAQRGRAQLLMAHQRFRSFVARCSREKVESGLLPLLGRAADAEDCIDLQDVFLRLTFDTTTRLVFGVDPGCLSAGLPTVPFAKAMDDAMAALFLRHTVPAAWWKAMRLLGVGPEKKLAAACVVIDRFIAKTVAEKKKAHEKRESDEQESDLLSAYMEEKEHDSPSASDDERFLRDTAMNFMLAGRDTTGSGLSWFFWLLSKNPRVEEKILQELNTISAPRKGELAVFDSEELGKLVYLHAALCESLRLFPPVHLEHKGVLERDILPSGIEVNPSMKILVSMYAMARREEVWGKDCMEFRPERWISEEGKVRYEPSYKFLSFNSGPRTCLGKDMAFTQMKAVAAAVVYNFRVEAVEGFVAEPNLSIILHMKNGLMVRVKRRRGSGY